The Fictibacillus phosphorivorans genomic sequence CGTTGCATCAAATGTAAAAGAAATTCTTAGACTTCTGATCAAGTATAAAGTGGAAGTTGTTTCCTTATCTGCAGGCAATCCAGCTCCATACATACCGAAACTAAAGGAACACGGCTTAAAGGTTATCTGTGTAGTGGCTTCTGTCTATCATGCTAAAAAAGCTGAAGCAGCAAGGGCAGATCTGCTAGTAGCTGAAGGCTATGAAGCTGCGGGACTTAACTCACCGTATGAGACAACGACAATGGTTCTGTTGCCGCAAGTATCCAAAAGCGTACAGATCCCGGTTATCGCTGCTGGAGGTATTGCTGATGGGAGCGGTATGGCAGCTGCCTTTGCTCTTGGTGCCCAAGGTGTTCAGATGGGAACTCGATTCATTGCAACAAAGGAAGCACCTTTTCATGAGAGATACAAGACTTCCTTAGTAGAGGCAGATGATACTAAAACGTTAATCGTTGGTCGCTCAACTGGAAAGATCAGAAGAATTTATGATACACCTTATGCTCAAAAGTTGATTCAACTTGAAAAAAATGGCGTCTCACCTGAAGAGTTTATTACACACACCTCAGAGGATCATCATATTTTAGGAGCTGTAAAAGGGGACTTGGAGAACGGTTTTATCAATAGCGGTCAGATCGCGGGTATGGTTTCAGATGTGCCAAGCGTAAAAGATCTGCTCGAGACCATGATGAAAGAAGCAAGAGAAGCAGTAAGTATGTTAAACAATCGTTTCATTTAATTCAGCAGTAATAGTAACAGGAGGGTGTATGTAATTATGAATCAGCAAGACCAGTGGACGTCAAAGTTAGCCTTTATTCTAGCTGCAGCAGGATCAGCAATCGGACTAGGAGCGATTTGGAAATTCCCTTATGTTGCCGGTACTAGTGGCGGAGGAGCCTTTTTTATCCTCTTTTTATTGTTTACGTTTCTAATCGGTTTTCCACTATTGATGGCTGAGTTTGTTATCGGTCGAGGTGCACAAAAAGAGGCGGTTTCTGCTTATCGAAAGATCGCACCAGGTTCTGCATGGCCTTGGTTAGGCAGAATGGGTGTAGCGACAGCATTTATCTTATTATCATTTTACAGTGTAATCGGTGGATGGATCGTACTCTACCTTGGTAAAAGTTTTTCCGGGGACTTCTTTAATCATGACTTTAGTCAGATGTTCGGAGAGTCAATCTCAAGTACATGGCCCGTTTTGATCTCTCAGTTCATCTTTATGATGATCACGATTTTCGTTGTAAGTCGCGGGATTAAGAACGGTATCGAAAAAGCAAACCAAATTATGATGCCAGCTCTTTTTGTTTTGTTTGCCGTATTGATCATTCGTTCTCTTACACTTGATAATGCGATGGAAGGCGTAAAGTTCTTCTTGTTTCCTGACTTTTCTAAGATCGGTGGAGACGATATCCTCTTTGCATTAGGTCAATCTTTCTTCTCATTAAGTGTAGGTATCTCTGTTATGGTAACGTACAGCTCGTATTTGAGTAAAAAAGAAAGTCTTACAAAATCAGCAACAACGATCGTATTGCTGAACGTCTTGATTTCGTTATTAGCAGGGTTAGCGATCTTCCCGGGTGTATTTTCATTAGGTCTAGAGCCAACAGAAGGACCTGGATTGCTGTTCGTTGTACTTCCTGCTGTATTTGATCAGATCGTTTTCGGACAATTATTCTTTATCGTGTTCTTAGCATTGTTCTTGTTTGCGACCCTTACATCAGCTTTCTCGATGTTAGAGATCATCGTTGCATCAATCACAAAGGGTGAATTAGAGAACCGTGCAAAATGGTCATGGATCATTGGTATCCTTATCTTTGCATTCGGAGTACCATCTACTTTGTCTTATGGCGTATGGTCAGACTTCACGTTGTTTGACAAAATTATCTTTGATCAACTCGACTATTTAGTTAGTAATATCCTGCTTCCTTTAGGTGCGTTATTCATCGCGTTGTTTGTAGGATATCGTTATCCTAGAGAGATGCTGCTTCAAGAATTTAGAGCAGGTTCTTCTGTTTCGGTAAAAGGCTTTGCGCTATGGCTCATGCTGATCCGTTACGTTGTTCCTGTTGTCATCATCATCGTATTCGTTAACATGCTTGGACTTTTTTAAAAGGAAATTAGAAAGAAAGGCGCGGACCATAATTGGTTTTAGCGCCTTTTTTGTGTTAATAATAGAATTTGTAAAACATAGAAGTAAAGTGAAGTGAAGGGAAGTTTTATACATGCTAAAAAACAAAACAGCAGTAGTAACAGGAGCAACTCGAGGGTGCGGTAAAGCTATAGCAGAAAAGCTAGGAACATTAGGAGCAAAATTAGCGATCGTTGGTTCTTCTGATGGTATTTTCAAAACCGGTGAAGAGTTAAAAGCTAAAGGTTTCGATGTTCTTGCTATAAAAGCAGATGTGACGAAAGAAGCGGACGTAGCAGAACTGTTTAAACAAACGTTTGAAACGTTTGGAAACATTGATATTCTAGTAAACAATGCTGGAATTGGCCAGTTTAAATTGGCAGAAGAACATTCATTAGTAGACTTTCAAAAAATGTTTGAAGTCAACGTACAAGGTGTATTCTTATGTAGTACAGCGGTTGTTCCACATATGAAAGAGCGAAAAGAGGGAACGATTATCACGATCTCATCAGATGTGGGTCGCAGAACGATTGCGAACGGCTCTGTCTATACAGCTACAAAGTACGCAGTTCAAGGATTTTCGGGGTCTCTTGCACAAGAACTCAGAGAATTTGGAGTTCGTGTAGGTACTGTAAATCCAGGAGCGATCGATACGTACTTTGCTGATTCTGAACAAGGTCTTGATTTTAAAGAAGATTGGCTAAAAGTAGATGATATCGCAGAAGCTGTAGCGTATATGGCAAGTGCACCAAAGCACATGGTCGTTGATGAGATCATGCTTCACCCTCTTTCTCAGGAATATCCGAACGTATAATACGAGGAGGCGATCTGGATTGAAACTAGATCAGGAAGTGTTATCCATTGAAGGTTCAAAATCTGTAAAGCTAGATGAGCTGTTTGGTAATAATAAAACATTCGTTGTGTTAGTCAGACATCTTGGCTGACCATATTATCAAGAGTTCCTTGCGCAGTTGCGTGAGTCATTTGAGGAGTTTGAACGTCTAGATGTTAAAGTTGTTGTCGTAGCACCAGCAAATCGTGAACAGATTCAAGAATTTATGAATGTACATGGACCATTTCCATTTGAAATCTACGGTGATCCGGAGCTTGAGCTATACGAGGAAATGGGAAACCACCATATGACGACTTTGAAAAGCATGTTGTCTGTAGGGGCGGATCTTTTAAAAGGCGAAGTGAAGGTAAGTGACATTGTGCCTAAAGATAAGAAGGAAAGAAAGCATTTTTTAAGCGCAGTGAAAAATCAAGATGTGAACATTCAAGGAAGTTCATGGCTGTTTGATCGAAATGGAGAGGTTTTGTGGAAGCACGTGGATGATACTCCTGAAGATCATGCAAAAATTGACGAAGTATTAAAGCAGTTGCGGAAATGATAAGAATAAAGCTGATATAGCATGGGCTATATCAGCTTTTTTATGCGGTAGATAGGTTCCGCTGAACTTAATCATATAAAAAATAGCGTCGATCACATAAAAATAGTGATCAATCACATAAAAAAGAAGATGAATCACATAAAAATAATCGTCGATCACATAAAAAAGGAGTAGCAGATATCAGCTCTTTATAAAGTCTTACTTACACTGCCCGGCCTGCGGTTCTCCTCAGACTTGATCCACGAACGAATGCCTCTGCCAGCAAACGGCTCATCATCAAATCGAGGGATGATATGAAAATGTGCGTGGGGAATGCTCTGTCCTCCTACTGGATTTACGTTCCATCCCGTGCTGTAGCCATCAGGTGCAAACTCTGAGTCTAGCAAGCTTTTTGCTTGCTGCATCAAATCATATGTATCTTTCCATTCTTTTTCACTTAAATCAAATACAGTCTCTTTATGAGCTTTTGGAATAATCAATCCCGCACCTTGTAAAATGTCTTGAGCTCTCGGACTTTGCAGAAAATAGCAACTCTCATTCTCAAATACTATTTTTTGTTCAGGAAAACTCATGGGATCACAAAATATACAATCATCCATTAATAAAAACACCTCCAGAACCATTTTTACACATTTTTCATATTTCTCACAAGTCAAACAATTCTGGGGATTCATTGACCAGATATCACACAAAATGTTATGATTACGTTAAGAAAACGTTATATAAATTAGATGAAAGATATGAGGTGTGTGCATGAAATCAGGCATGAAGGTCGGCCATAGTGCGACCATCAAAGCTACCGTTACACCCGATATGTTTGCTCAATTTGAAGGAAAGCTTGTCCATCCAGCCTATTCAACGGTTAGCATGGTCTATCATATGGAGTGGGCAGCGAGACAGATTATATTGCCATATCTTGAAGAGCACGAAGAAGGAATCGGCGGTGGAGTTGCAGCCAAGCATATGGCTCCGACACCAGAAGGCGCTGAGCTTACTGTAACGGCCACGTTAAGAGAAGTTAAAGGCAAAGCTGTCATATGTGATGTGACCGTCTATAACGGTAAAGCAGTAGCAGGTGAAGGAGAAGTAACACAATATATTCTGCCACGAGAAGCAATCTCACAAAAAATTAAAGAAATGAAGATTTAAGTTTTTTTATCCAAAAATGAAAGCGCTTACACTTTAAAGCAGCAAAGTGAAGAAGGAATAGAGTAATTAGAGACATACTAGGGGGATTTACACATGTTTGAAAAAATATCACAGCATGAGCAAGTTGTTTTTTGTAACGATCCATCAACAGGTCTCAAAGCGATTATCGCTATACATAACACAACATTAGGCCCTGCACTCGGGGGATGCCGAATGAGACCATACGGATCGGTGGATGAAGCACTTGAGGACGTTCTGAGACTGTCAAAAGGCATGACATACAAATGCGCTGGAGCCGATGTTGATTTTGGTGGAGGAAAATCGGTCATTATCGGTGACCCCACGACTGATCGTACACCAGAGTTGTTTCGTGCATTCGGACAGTTTGTAGATTCTTTAAACGGTCGCTTTTATACAGGAACGGATATGGGTACGACACCTGATGATTTTGTTCACGCATTAAAAGAAACGAATTGTATCGTCGGGGTACCCGAGGAATATGGCGGCAGCGGCGACTCTTCTGTTCCAACAGCACAAGGAGTTATATACGGCCTTCAAGCTACGATTCAGACTCTCGAAGGAACAGATGAATTAGCAGGGAAATCTTATTCGATACAAGGGTTAGGAAAAGTAGGGTTTAAGGTCGCAGAGCAGCTGCTCGCTGCCGGTGCACAGATCTATGTAACGGATATTAACGAAAAAGCGTTAAAGATGATTCAAGAACGAGCAGAACTGTTGCCTGGAAATGTGGAGGTAGTCGAGGCAAGTGACATCTACGGCGTGGATGCAGACATCTTCATTCCTTGTGCACTCGGAGGAATCATTCACAACGAGACGATCGAACAGTTGAAAGTTAAAGCGATCGTAGGTAGTGCCAACAATCAGCTTTTAGAAGATAAACATGGGCTTTACCTGCAACAAAAAGGAATTCTATACGGACCGGATTATATTGTGAACGCTGGTGGGCTCATCCAGGTAGCTGATGAGCTATATGGACCGAATAAAGCGCGTGTCTTAACTAAGACGAGAGCGATCTATGACAGTCTGATACAGATCTATAGTGAGAGCACGAAAAAACAGATATCTACGATGGAAGCAGCAAATCTTTTCTGTGAGGAAAAACTTGCAGCTCGTTCAAAACGAAACAGCTTTTTCGCTCACAACCGAAGACCAAAATGGCAAGTTCGAAACTAAGGAGGGAACCTATCCATGGAAAAGTTATTTCCAAAGATGCAGATCATTAACGAGAACGGTGAGTGGAATGACGAAACATACCGCGGTGAGATCACAGAGGAACTAACGAAAGAACTTTATACGAAGATGCTTCGTTCGAGGCTTTTCGACCGTAAAGGAGTAAACCTGCAGCGTCAAGGACGAATCGGTACGTATGTTCCTTTTGAAGGGCAAGAAGCGTCACAGATTGGAAGTGCAATGGCGATGGGTGAAGGCGATTGGATGTTCCCGACTTATCGAGATCATGCGGCAACGATGACATTTGGTCATTCGCTAAAAACGCTTTTTCTCTATTGGAAAGGCCGCCAAGAAGGATGTACCCCTCCAGAAGGGAAGAACATTTTTCCTCCAGCCGTTCCGATCGCATCACAGCTTCTTCATGCGACGGGCGCCGCATGGGCTGAAAAGTTAAAAGGTACAGATCGTGCTTCTATTGTTTACTTTGGAGACGGTGCAACATCAGAAGGTGATTTTCACGAAGGCTTAAACTTTGCTAGCGTGTTTAACGCACCTGTTGTTTTCTTTAATCAAAATAACGGATTCGCGATTTCTGTACCGATTGAAAAACAGATGAAAAGTAAAACGATCGCACAAAAAGCAGTAGCGTATGAAATGGAAGGCGTTCGCTTAGACGGAAATGATGTGTTTGCCGTCTATTTCCACACACGTACAGCAGTCGAGCGTGCAAGAAAAGGGGAAGGACCAACGTTGATTGAAGCTGTAACGTGGCGTTATGGAGCACATACGACAGCAGATGATCCTTCGAAATATAGAAACCAAGAAGAATCTGTGAATCGTCGTGAAACGACAGATCCAATTCTAAGACTTGAGCGATTTATGAAGAACGAAAACATGTGGGATGAGAAATGGGCAGCTGACCTTCAAGAATCACTAACGCTTGAGATCGAGGCAGCAGTTAAAGAGATGGAAGAAATACAATCACCGCATTATAACGACATGTTTGATCATGTGTTTGCAGAAAATCCGTGGCCGATCGAAAGCCAAAAAGAAGCATACGCTCATTCAAGAGGTGATCGCTAATGACAACGCTAGTAGATACGAAAAAACTAACGATGGTTCAAGCTGTAACAGACGGTATGAGAGTGATGATGAAAGAGCACGAAAACGTTATCGTTCTTGGTGAAGATGTTGGACAGAACGGTGGAGTGTTCCGTGCAACAGATGGGCTTGTTGCTGAGTTCGGAGAGAACCGAGTAATTGATACACCACTTGCAGAATCTGGCATCATCGGAACGTCAATTGGGCTTGCGATGAACGGTTTTAAGCCGATCGCAGAAATGCAATTCCTTGGATTCATATATCCAGCGTTCAATCAAATCATGACTCATGCTTCGCGAATACGTGCGAGAACACTAGGACATTTTACAGTGCCAATGGTCATTCGGGCACCGTTTGGAGCAGGCGTGCGAGCACCTGAAATCCATTCTGATTCTGTTGAAGCTTTATTTACGGGGATGCCAGGAATGAAGGTTGTTGTTCCATCTAATCCGTATGACGCAAAAGGAATGCTTGTTTCAGCGATTGAAGATCCTGATCCTGTACTCTTCCTAGAGCCGATGCGCTGTTACAGAAGTACGAAGATGGATGTTCCTGAAGGAAAGTATAATGTTCCACTTGGAAAAGCCGCTCGCCTTCAAGAAGGAAACGATGTAACAATTTTTGCTTATGGTGCCATGATCGAAGTCGTTATGAAAGCCGCAAAATCAGCAGAAGAAAAAGGGATCAAGTGTGATGTTATCGATCTTCGTACACTTTATCCATTAGATAAAGAAATGATCGCTGAAAGTGTACAAAAAACGGGTCGTGCCGTCATTGTTCATGAAGCACCTGGAACAGGTGGACTCGGAGAAACGATCATGTCGTTGATCAATGATACATCCTTCCTGTATATGAAAGCTCCAATTGAACGCGTAACAGGTTTTGATACGCCGGTTCCGATGTTTGCGCTAGAAGATCATTATTTGCCAAGTGCGGATCGTGTTGTTCAAGCTATTGAAAAAGTAACGCAATTTTAGGAGGTGAGTGTGAGTGGTAGAAGTTAAATTGCATGATATCGGTGAAGGAATGCACGAAGGAGAAGTTATACACTTTTTCGTAAAAGCCGGAGACTCCGTAAAAGTTGATCAGCCTTTAGTAGAGGTTCAAACGGATAAAGTAACGGCCGAACTTCCTTCACCAGCAGCCGGAACGATTAAAGATATCAAGGTAAAAGAGGGAGATGTCGTAACTGTCGGCTCTGTTATCTTAACAATTGATGCTGCATCTGCTCCATCTTCTCAAAAAGGAGAAGAAGCTACAGAAAGTAAAGATCAGCCTGTCGTTGAAAAAATCGTTAAAGCACCAAGTCACACTGCCTTTGCAGGCGGTATAGCCACACTGAACAAACGTGTTCTAGCTGCTCCTTATACAAGAAAAATCGCACGTGAAAATGGCGTGGATATCGAACAGATCGTGGGTACAGGACCTGGTGGACGAGTGACAGATCAGGATGTTTATAACTATATTGAACAGCCTTCAGCATCAGTAACAGAGGTAACTTCAGATCGTTCTGTGGAAGAAAAAGCGACTGCTTCCACTCGAGTGTATTCAACAAGTGAACCGGAAGAGATTCCTTTTAAAGGACGCAGGAAGCAGATTGCAAAGAAAATGGTTCAATCTCTTGCGACGATTCCACACGTTACACATTTTGAAGAGATCGATGTTACAGCTGTTATGGATCTGAAGAAACAGCTGAAAGCGATGGATCCAGATAACAAGCGTGGGATGAACGTATCTGTTGCAGCGTTTTTCGTAAAAGCGATTCAGATCGCATTAAAAGATTTTCCGATTTTTAACGCAAAGCTAGATGAAGAAAAAGAAGTTATTCGTCTTGAGAAAAATGTGAATATAGGCATCGCAACCGACTCTGATGAAGGGTTGATTGTACCAGTGATTCAAAAAGTCGAACAAAGAAATATACGAGACATCGCGGTTGACATGAAAGACAAGATCACACGTGCTAAGACGAACAAGCTGAAAGGTTCTGATCTAACAGGAAGCACGTTTACTATTTCAAACGTTGGTCCGCTCGGCTCGATTGCGGCGACACCGATCATTAATCACCCAGAAGTAGCGCTGATGGCTTTTCATAAAACAAAGAAAACGCCTGTTGTGATCGGAGATGAGATCGTGATTCGTTCTATGATGAACGTATCTATGTCGTTTGACCACCGCGTTGCAGACGGCGCAACGGCTGTCATGTTCACGAACCGCGTAAAAGAACTCATCGAGAATCCTTACTTCATGACACTGGAGCTGATATAGATGGTTGTAGGTGATTTTGCAACAAAACGACAACTCGTTATTATCGGAGGCGGACCTGGCGGATACCATGCCGCGATTCGTGCCGCTCAGCTTGGAATAGAAGTTACGTTGATTGAAAAAGAAAAGCTTGGCGGCGTTTGCCTTCATAAAGGGTGTATTCCTTCAAAGAGCCTTACTCAGTCTGCTTCTAATTTTTCAAGCCTTTCTCAGTTTAAAAACATGGGAATTTCAGTTTCAGAAGCAAGTTTTGAATATGATACATTCTCAAACTACTTTTCTTCGGTCGTGACTGGACTGCAAAAGGGGGTAGAAGCCCTGATAAAAGCAAACAAGATCGAGCATTTAACAGGTACAGCATCTTTTATGTCCGGTGAAAGAATAGGTATCGACTCTGGTCATCATTTTGAGATGTACGAATTTGAGCACGCACTCATCGCGACTGGAAGTTCACCATTATTGCCAGACCAGACAAAGCTATCTCATAGAATCATGACACCCCATACGTTATGGGAGTTGGATGAGCTTCCTGAAAGTCTATTCATCTATGGATACGATTACTTTGCGCTTGAAGCAGCCATGGCTTACAAGCAGCTTGGAAGTGAAGTTACGTTAGCTATTCCAAGTGATGGATTTGGTCTAGACGCTAGCATTGAAAAAGAACTGCAGCGTGTACTAAAGAAAAACAAGATAAAAGTATTTAAGAATCATCTATGGGAAAGTGCTGAAGAGATGGCTGATTCAGTAACCGTATCTTTGAAAAAAGACGGTGATGAAAAAGTTTCTGTTGAGACTTCTCATGTTTTGTTTGCCGCTGGCTATTCGCCAAATGTGGAGGGCCTTGGACTTGAAGCGATCTCGATCGAACGTGACCAGAGCGGTTTTATTATCGTAAATGAACATAGCCAAAGTTCTGTTTCTAACATTTACGCAGCCGGTGACTGTACGATCGGAATGAAGTTAGCTTCAAAAGCGATCAAACAAGGAAAGACTGCAGCTGAACATATGGCAGGAATGCAGTCTGCGTTCAATTTAAGCCTTGTTCCTTATGTGGTGCACACGAATCCGCCGATTGCTTCCGTTGGTCTGACAGAAGAGCAAGCCCGAGCTGAAGGCTATGAAGTGAAGACGGGACAGTTTTCCATGAGTGGCAATGGCTTTGCTTCTATTCTTGGTCAAAAAGAAGGTCTGTCCAAAATGGTGATGGACGCGAAGAGTGATGTCGTGCTTGGCATTCACGTGATGGGAGCTGGTGCTGTCGAAATGATTCAAGCTGGAACGTTCGCACTTGAGATGGTTGCGCGTGAAGAAGATCTGTCCTACCCCGTTTATGCGCATCCAGCTTTGAACGAAGCTTGGCTTGAAGCGATTGAGAGCGCGAGCGGAAAAGCGATTCATGTACCTCCAGCTCGCAAAAAAGAGAA encodes the following:
- a CDS encoding NAD(P)H-dependent flavin oxidoreductase; this encodes MNSICELLNIQYPILQGGMGNVSNAELASAISNAGGLGTIGAGTMSPEEVENLIIATKGMTDKPFAVNVPLTVASNVKEILRLLIKYKVEVVSLSAGNPAPYIPKLKEHGLKVICVVASVYHAKKAEAARADLLVAEGYEAAGLNSPYETTTMVLLPQVSKSVQIPVIAAGGIADGSGMAAAFALGAQGVQMGTRFIATKEAPFHERYKTSLVEADDTKTLIVGRSTGKIRRIYDTPYAQKLIQLEKNGVSPEEFITHTSEDHHILGAVKGDLENGFINSGQIAGMVSDVPSVKDLLETMMKEAREAVSMLNNRFI
- a CDS encoding sodium-dependent transporter, with protein sequence MNQQDQWTSKLAFILAAAGSAIGLGAIWKFPYVAGTSGGGAFFILFLLFTFLIGFPLLMAEFVIGRGAQKEAVSAYRKIAPGSAWPWLGRMGVATAFILLSFYSVIGGWIVLYLGKSFSGDFFNHDFSQMFGESISSTWPVLISQFIFMMITIFVVSRGIKNGIEKANQIMMPALFVLFAVLIIRSLTLDNAMEGVKFFLFPDFSKIGGDDILFALGQSFFSLSVGISVMVTYSSYLSKKESLTKSATTIVLLNVLISLLAGLAIFPGVFSLGLEPTEGPGLLFVVLPAVFDQIVFGQLFFIVFLALFLFATLTSAFSMLEIIVASITKGELENRAKWSWIIGILIFAFGVPSTLSYGVWSDFTLFDKIIFDQLDYLVSNILLPLGALFIALFVGYRYPREMLLQEFRAGSSVSVKGFALWLMLIRYVVPVVIIIVFVNMLGLF
- a CDS encoding SDR family oxidoreductase; the encoded protein is MLKNKTAVVTGATRGCGKAIAEKLGTLGAKLAIVGSSDGIFKTGEELKAKGFDVLAIKADVTKEADVAELFKQTFETFGNIDILVNNAGIGQFKLAEEHSLVDFQKMFEVNVQGVFLCSTAVVPHMKERKEGTIITISSDVGRRTIANGSVYTATKYAVQGFSGSLAQELREFGVRVGTVNPGAIDTYFADSEQGLDFKEDWLKVDDIAEAVAYMASAPKHMVVDEIMLHPLSQEYPNV
- a CDS encoding AhpC/TSA family protein, which gives rise to MRESFEEFERLDVKVVVVAPANREQIQEFMNVHGPFPFEIYGDPELELYEEMGNHHMTTLKSMLSVGADLLKGEVKVSDIVPKDKKERKHFLSAVKNQDVNIQGSSWLFDRNGEVLWKHVDDTPEDHAKIDEVLKQLRK
- a CDS encoding HIT family protein, which translates into the protein MDDCIFCDPMSFPEQKIVFENESCYFLQSPRAQDILQGAGLIIPKAHKETVFDLSEKEWKDTYDLMQQAKSLLDSEFAPDGYSTGWNVNPVGGQSIPHAHFHIIPRFDDEPFAGRGIRSWIKSEENRRPGSVSKTL
- a CDS encoding thioesterase family protein, with amino-acid sequence MKSGMKVGHSATIKATVTPDMFAQFEGKLVHPAYSTVSMVYHMEWAARQIILPYLEEHEEGIGGGVAAKHMAPTPEGAELTVTATLREVKGKAVICDVTVYNGKAVAGEGEVTQYILPREAISQKIKEMKI
- a CDS encoding Leu/Phe/Val dehydrogenase; this translates as MFEKISQHEQVVFCNDPSTGLKAIIAIHNTTLGPALGGCRMRPYGSVDEALEDVLRLSKGMTYKCAGADVDFGGGKSVIIGDPTTDRTPELFRAFGQFVDSLNGRFYTGTDMGTTPDDFVHALKETNCIVGVPEEYGGSGDSSVPTAQGVIYGLQATIQTLEGTDELAGKSYSIQGLGKVGFKVAEQLLAAGAQIYVTDINEKALKMIQERAELLPGNVEVVEASDIYGVDADIFIPCALGGIIHNETIEQLKVKAIVGSANNQLLEDKHGLYLQQKGILYGPDYIVNAGGLIQVADELYGPNKARVLTKTRAIYDSLIQIYSESTKKQISTMEAANLFCEEKLAARSKRNSFFAHNRRPKWQVRN
- the pdhA gene encoding pyruvate dehydrogenase (acetyl-transferring) E1 component subunit alpha, which encodes MEKLFPKMQIINENGEWNDETYRGEITEELTKELYTKMLRSRLFDRKGVNLQRQGRIGTYVPFEGQEASQIGSAMAMGEGDWMFPTYRDHAATMTFGHSLKTLFLYWKGRQEGCTPPEGKNIFPPAVPIASQLLHATGAAWAEKLKGTDRASIVYFGDGATSEGDFHEGLNFASVFNAPVVFFNQNNGFAISVPIEKQMKSKTIAQKAVAYEMEGVRLDGNDVFAVYFHTRTAVERARKGEGPTLIEAVTWRYGAHTTADDPSKYRNQEESVNRRETTDPILRLERFMKNENMWDEKWAADLQESLTLEIEAAVKEMEEIQSPHYNDMFDHVFAENPWPIESQKEAYAHSRGDR
- a CDS encoding alpha-ketoacid dehydrogenase subunit beta, which translates into the protein MTTLVDTKKLTMVQAVTDGMRVMMKEHENVIVLGEDVGQNGGVFRATDGLVAEFGENRVIDTPLAESGIIGTSIGLAMNGFKPIAEMQFLGFIYPAFNQIMTHASRIRARTLGHFTVPMVIRAPFGAGVRAPEIHSDSVEALFTGMPGMKVVVPSNPYDAKGMLVSAIEDPDPVLFLEPMRCYRSTKMDVPEGKYNVPLGKAARLQEGNDVTIFAYGAMIEVVMKAAKSAEEKGIKCDVIDLRTLYPLDKEMIAESVQKTGRAVIVHEAPGTGGLGETIMSLINDTSFLYMKAPIERVTGFDTPVPMFALEDHYLPSADRVVQAIEKVTQF
- a CDS encoding dihydrolipoamide acetyltransferase family protein yields the protein MVEVKLHDIGEGMHEGEVIHFFVKAGDSVKVDQPLVEVQTDKVTAELPSPAAGTIKDIKVKEGDVVTVGSVILTIDAASAPSSQKGEEATESKDQPVVEKIVKAPSHTAFAGGIATLNKRVLAAPYTRKIARENGVDIEQIVGTGPGGRVTDQDVYNYIEQPSASVTEVTSDRSVEEKATASTRVYSTSEPEEIPFKGRRKQIAKKMVQSLATIPHVTHFEEIDVTAVMDLKKQLKAMDPDNKRGMNVSVAAFFVKAIQIALKDFPIFNAKLDEEKEVIRLEKNVNIGIATDSDEGLIVPVIQKVEQRNIRDIAVDMKDKITRAKTNKLKGSDLTGSTFTISNVGPLGSIAATPIINHPEVALMAFHKTKKTPVVIGDEIVIRSMMNVSMSFDHRVADGATAVMFTNRVKELIENPYFMTLELI
- the lpdA gene encoding dihydrolipoyl dehydrogenase; its protein translation is MVVGDFATKRQLVIIGGGPGGYHAAIRAAQLGIEVTLIEKEKLGGVCLHKGCIPSKSLTQSASNFSSLSQFKNMGISVSEASFEYDTFSNYFSSVVTGLQKGVEALIKANKIEHLTGTASFMSGERIGIDSGHHFEMYEFEHALIATGSSPLLPDQTKLSHRIMTPHTLWELDELPESLFIYGYDYFALEAAMAYKQLGSEVTLAIPSDGFGLDASIEKELQRVLKKNKIKVFKNHLWESAEEMADSVTVSLKKDGDEKVSVETSHVLFAAGYSPNVEGLGLEAISIERDQSGFIIVNEHSQSSVSNIYAAGDCTIGMKLASKAIKQGKTAAEHMAGMQSAFNLSLVPYVVHTNPPIASVGLTEEQARAEGYEVKTGQFSMSGNGFASILGQKEGLSKMVMDAKSDVVLGIHVMGAGAVEMIQAGTFALEMVAREEDLSYPVYAHPALNEAWLEAIESASGKAIHVPPARKKEKSSV